In Melospiza melodia melodia isolate bMelMel2 chromosome 11, bMelMel2.pri, whole genome shotgun sequence, the following proteins share a genomic window:
- the TMEM125 gene encoding transmembrane protein 125, with translation MPELAELSSPRTPADADHIQRNILEEHVELWWFQDPKKSILCYGMAVVLILACGIGGIILLYSTSSRSGEWRLAVGTTLCLLALLVLLKQLLSSAIQDMNCIRSRDQIELLKSGGFSDCLVLLLSALVLLVCGAVLTILSTTSMQLSPARPLASMFTSGVILLTAGSAILLCLLLYLLCTSCRRAAPRSLEAGDIRVFTISGRLAGNRRLPPTSSMANLI, from the coding sequence ATgccagagctggcagagctgagcaGCCCCCGCACCCCTGCGGATGCGGACCACATCCAGAGGAATATCTTGGAAGAGCATGTGGAGCTCTGGTGGTTCCAGGACCCCAAGAAGTCCATCCTGTGCTATGGAATGGCCGTGGTGCTGATCCTGGCCTGCGGGATTGGGGGCATCATCCTGCTGTACAGCACCAGCAGCCGCTCCGGAGAGTGGCGGCTCGCCGTGGGCACCACGCTctgcctgctggccctgctggtgctgctgaagcagctgctgagctctgcgATCCAGGACATGAACTGCATCCGCAGCCGCGATCAGATCGAGCTGCTCAAGAGCGGAGGCTTCTCggactgcctggtgctgctgctgagcgccctggtgctgctggtctGCGGGGCGGTGCTCACCATCCTGTCCACCACCAGCATGCAGCTCAGCCCCGCACGGCCGCTGGCCAGCATGTTCACCAGCGGGGTCATCCTCCTGACCGCCGGCAGTGCCATcctcctctgcctgctgctgtACCTGCTGTGCACCTCCTGCCGCCGGGCGGCTCCGCGGAGCCTGGAGGCCGGCGACATCCGCGTCTTCACCATCTCCGGCCGCCTCGCTGGAAACAGGCGGCTCCCCCCCACCTCCAGCATGGCCAACCTGATCTGA